A part of Biomphalaria glabrata chromosome 3, xgBioGlab47.1, whole genome shotgun sequence genomic DNA contains:
- the LOC106073602 gene encoding kelch-like protein 28: MERTTLECGEHQTELLEALKGMFEEGQLVDVTMCIQDHRIPCHKAVLAAASPYFKAMFTSNLHESRQQEVWLRETDPDAVRLLIGFAYSGKLEITSANAQSLLSTASLLQMSAVQKACAKFMETQLDEANCVGIQCFASVHNCEELCTKAKEFIEKNFTSVCKTEEFLDLPLDKVVDIVSSDELNVEKEETVYEAIVTWVTHDLKNRRQHLGELMLHLRFPLVSVKFLMDVVYQNSMLLETEKGRVLIRNIRMFLENPEKVYSASNTKDPFPLRSGMIQPEHCILLVGGIDQNKPSAINCYNPLTREAFFMATFPECEERSRYYCVEDPAVIVTEDNSIYAAGGNYIYHANYGESPSDEDSVSFDDFEDEESVRKDVYFYDNDHNKWIAKAPMLFPKSNFTLASVDNKIYSFGGLTLNQHPTEIVESYDIDKNQWNYVGMMPTTLVDLSSVVFRGEIYLLGGRTGVGAHNIVMKFDPRKNEWTSLAGMPTPRFNFGACVIDNEILVAGGQIYSHSTNTIRRDAMRSCEIYNVEANQWRQGPELTEEMYNVGLMHVNGCVYAMGTSEYQRSPFRIYRYNVVCRLDLSRKRWEQVESDLCDIRSYASVAAKLYTRKLSQVFRPEVDT, encoded by the exons ATGGAGCGCACTACACTAGAGTGTGGAGAACACCAGACAGAGCTACTGGAGGCTTTGAAAGGTATGTTTGAGGAAGGCCAACTAGTGGATGTCACAATGTGCATTCAAGATCATCGAATTCCATGCCACAAGGCTGTGTTAGCTGCAGCTAGCCCCTATTTTAAGGCTATGTTCACATCAAACCTTCATGAATCTAGGCAGCAAGAG gTTTGGCTTAGGGAGACAGATCCTGATGCTGTGCGATTACTAATTGGATTTGCGTACTCAGGCAAACTAGAGATAACTTCAGCTAATGCACAGAGTCTGCTGTCAACTGCTTCCTTGCTTCAGATGTCTGCTGTCCAGAAGGCCTGTGCCAAGTTCATGGAGACTCAGCTTGATGAGGCTAACTGTGTGGGCATCCAGTGCTTTGCCTCTGTACACAACTGTGAAGAGCTGTGCACCAAGGCTAAGGAATTCATAGAGAAGAACTTTACTTCTGTTTGCAAAACTGAGGAGTTCTTAGACTTACCATTGGATAAGGTTGTGGATATTGTTTCCTCTGATGAACTTAATGTGGAGAAAGAAGAAACTGTGTATGAAGCGATAGTAACATGGGTGacacatgatttaaaaaaccGGCGGCAGCATCTTGGGGAGCTCATGTTACATCTTAGATTTCCTCTAGTGAGTGTTAAATTCCTTATGGATGTTGTTTATCAAAACTCCATGCTTCTGGAGACAGAGAAAGGAAGGGTTCTGATTCGGAACATTCGTATGTTCTTGGAAAACCCAGAAAAAGTGTACAGCGCAAGTAACACAAAAGACCCATTCCCCTTGCGTTCTGGCATGATCCAGCCTGAGCACTGCATCCTGTTGGTAGGAGGGATTGATCAGAATAAACCCTCTGCAATAAACTGTTACAACCCTCTTACCCGTGAAGCTTTCTTCATGGCAACATTCCCTGAGTGTGAGGAGCGTTCAAGGTATTACTGTGTGGAGGACCCCGCTGTCATAGTGACGGAGGACAATTCGATTTATGCAGCTGGTGGTAATTATATTTATCATGCAAATTACGGAGAGTCTCCTTCTGATGAGGATTCTGTTTCATTTGATGATTTTGAAGATGAAGAGTCTGTGCGAAAAGATGTTTATTTCTATGACAATGATCATAACAAGTGGATAGCAAAAGCTCCAATGTTGTTTCCTAAATCTAATTTTACATTAGCATCTGTGGACAATAAAATTTACAGTTTTGGGGGTCTTACATTAAACCAGCATCCTACAGAGATAGTGGAGAGCTACGATATTGATAAAAATCAATGGAATTATGTTGGAATGATGCCAACGACGCTGGTTGATCTAAGTTCTGTTGTCTTTCGTGGAGAGATATACCTTCTTGGAGGAAGAACTGGGGTGGGGGCTCACAATATTGTCATGAAGTTTGACCCGCGAAAAAATGAATGGACCTCCCTGGCTGGGATGCCCACACCAAGGTTTAATTTTGGTGCCTGTGTCATTGATAATGAGATCTTGGTTGCTGGTGGTCAGATATATTCGCATTCCACCAACACTATCCGAAGGGATGCCATGAGATCCTGTGAAATTTACAATGTTGAAGCCAACCAGTGGCGGCAAGGCCCTGAACTCACTGAGGAGATGTACAACGTTGGCCTCATGCATGTCAATGGCTGCGTATATGCCATGGGGACCTCTGAGTACCAGCGGTCTCCTTTTAGAATCTACCGCTACAATGTTGTGTGTAGATTGGATCTCAGTAGGAAAAGGTGGGAGCAAGTGGAATCTGATCTGTGTGATATTCGCAGCTATGCTTCTGTGGCTGCCAAATTGTATACCAGGAAGTTGTCTCAGGTGTTTCGACCTGAGGTTGATACTTGA